The Quercus robur chromosome 7, dhQueRobu3.1, whole genome shotgun sequence genome has a segment encoding these proteins:
- the LOC126691369 gene encoding uncharacterized protein LOC126691369, giving the protein MASLEERATSMGLDIEIQRRLSIEEVSTFAIQTTNSWMTPIVSFLQDGHLPQNVEEARKVRKRAARFTILNDILYNRDFFMPYLKCVDEEEAKYILEEIHEGVCKDHAGLRSLVSKVIRSGYFWPTIQVDTMELVKKCDK; this is encoded by the coding sequence ATGGCCTCGTTAGAAGAAAGAGCAACAAGCATGGGCTTAGACATAGAAATCCAAAGACGCCTCAGCATCGAAGAGGTTTCTACATTTGCAATTCAGACCACAAACAGTTGGATGACACCGATCGTATCCTTCCTCCAAGACGGACACCTCCCACAAAACGTCGAGGAAGCCAGGAAAGTCAGGAAGAGAGCAGCTAGATTCACGATCCTAAATGACATCCTGTACAATAGAGACTTCTTCATGCCCTACTTGAAGTGTGTCGATGAAGAGGAAGCTAAGTATATCCTAGAAGAAATCCATGAAGGGGTTTGTAAGGACCATGCAGGCCTCAGATCCTTAGTAAGTAAGGTCATCAGATCAGGTTACTTCTGGCCTACCATACAGGTGGACACAATGGAGCTCGTCAAGAAGTGTGACAAATGA